The Deinococcus hopiensis KR-140 sequence GGCTACGGCCATTTCCTGATGCTTTCGGGCATCATCGTGCTGGCGGCGGGCATCAAGGGCGTCGTTGCCCATCCGCTCGGTCACGCCACCCGGCACGGCGCGGGCGAGCTGGCGGGCGGTCTGGCCCTGTACCTGCTCGGCGACGTGGTGTTTCGCCGTACCCTGCGCCTGGGGCCGGGGAGATTACGCCTCCTCGCGGGGGGCGCGGCCCTGCTCACCGTTCCTGTGGCGCTGGTCTGGGGCAGGCTGCCGCAACTCGCCCTGTGCGTGGCGCTGACGGTGGGATTGCTGGTGGTGGAGGGGCGGGCGGTGGAGAAGGGCTGAGGCGTAACTGGCAGGCACCTCCGGTTCCACCCTTCCCGGTGTTGTTTTCGGGAAGCGTTTCACTTCCGCTGCCTGCCACTTTTTGGCTTCTTCTTTGTGGGCCGCTCCGCGCTGAGGAGTTGGACCCGGGCATCGCCCGTCAGTAACTTGGGAAGCGGGAAAATGAGCGCAAATGGCAACCTTACATCTGATTGTTGGTCTACCGTGTGCGGGGAAAACCACATACTCCAAGCGACTTGAACTTGAGCAACACGCCTTGCGGCTTACGTTGGACGAGTGGCACATCCGGCTCTTCGGCCACGACTTTACCCTGGATTTCGTGCATCCGGAGCACGATACCCGGCATAAGTTGATTGAAGAGATCATGTGGGACGTCGCGGCTCGCGCTCTGCAACTTGGAACCGATGTGATCCTCGACTTTGGTTTTTGGGGAAGAAGCGAACGCGAAGAGTACCGGGCCCGGGCCTCAGCACTCGGCGCAATCTGCGCAGTGCATTTCTTGGATGTCTCTAAGGAGGTGCTGCTCTCCAGGCTTGAGCGTAGAAATGCGGAGTTCCCGGAGGGAACGTTTCAAATCCCGGCATCGAAACTGTTGGAGTGGATGGAGAATTTTCAAGCTCCGGCGGAGGACGAATTGTGACGACTCGCCAAGCAAGGCGCTTGTGCGCCGGGCCGTTGCGGGCCGCTCGCGTTATTCTCCTGGCAGCACGTGGTTTTCCTTCTCGCCTCCCTATGCTGCTTGGCTTGACGCGTCCGTCCGGATCGAACAGCGGTACACCGCTGAACCCAGTTTCCCACATCACACGCTGATCAGCCCGAGTTGCACGCCCCGCGTCACCGCTCCTGCCCGGCTCTGCACACCCAGCTTGGAATAGACGGCCTGCACGTGAAATTTGACCGTACTCTCGCTGACGCCGAGTTCGCGGGCCGCGCGCTTGTTGCTCAGGCCTCCGGCGAGGAGGGCCAGCACGTCGCGCTCGCGTGGGGTGAGGAGCACGTCTCCGTGAATGGGCGGCTCTTCCTCCCCGTCCGTGCCCAGGGCCGCGAGGGTTTCCGGGGGCAGGGCGACGAGGCCGGCGGCGGCGGCGAGCACGCCCGCGAGGAGTTCTGCCGGGGTGCAGTCGGGACCCAGAACGGCCCAGCCGCCTTCCAGCGCCTCGGCGAGTGGGCCGCTCCACTGCGCTGACCCGAGGACCACAACGCCCACGCCCCCTTCCTGCAGGGTGCGCAGGGCGTCTCCCTCCGCCAGTCCCGCGTCGTCGAGGACCAGCACGTCGGCCTCGCTGCCCGCAATGACGCCCAGGCCAAAGCCGCGCAACAGGGCCTCTACCCCGGCCTGAAGGGCAGGGGAACGCAGGGCCACCGCCACGGTGGGCTGGGACAGCCCGGCGCCTTCCCCACGTCCAGTCACGGCGCTTACCGCTCCCCGATCTGGAAGCTTACGTCCACTTCCTCGCCGCCGCGCAGCAACCGGGCGCTCAGGGTTTCGCCCGCGTGCTCGCGTACCCGCTCCAGCAGTTCGCCGGGATGGCGCACGCTTCCCTCGCCCAGCGAGAGCAGGATGTCGCCCACCCGCAGCCCGGCGGCCTCAGCGGGGCTGCCCTGCTCGACCTGCACCACAGTCAGGCCGAGGCGGCCCCGCCCGTGGCCCCGGCGTCCACCCCAGTGTCCCCGTCCGCGGGGTCCCCGGCCCCGGTGAACGTCGGCTTCGTTTTCCGTCCCCGCCTCACCCAAAGGCAGCAAGACGGGCTGCGTGGCGATGCCCAGATATCCCTGCGGCACGCGCCCGCCGGAGGCCAGCAGCCCCACCACCTTCAGCGCCCGTTCGGCGGGAACGGCGAGCAGGGTCCCGCGCCGCATCCCCGCGTTTAGCAGGCCCACCATCCCGCCCCGCGCGTCCACAAGAACGCCGCCGCTGATTCCAGGAAAGGGGGCGGCCCCGGTGGGCAGCCAGCCACGCCGCGCTTCAGCCTGCTCCAGCAGCCCCAGCGTCGCCTGCACGCCATGTGGCGGACGGCCTACCGCGAGGAGCAGCTCACCCACCCGCACGCCCGCTGTGGGGGCGACGGGGGAGAGGGTCAGTCCCTCCACGCGCAGCAGGGCGAGGTCACTGGACGGGTCGCGCCCCACCACCACCGCGCGCAGTTCGCCGCCGTCGGGGGTCCGCACAGTCAGTTCGTCGGCGTGGAGGAGGTGGGCCACCGTCAGGACCTGCGCCGGCCCCACGACCGTGCCGCTGATGGGCCGGGCGGCGTGCACAGTCACGAGGTGGGCGGCGGCGGCTTCGACGGCATCGGCCATCTGGTTGGAAAGGTCGGCAAAGTGTGTCATGGGGTCATCGTGCGCTTGGCCGGTAAAAACCGCCTCAGGCAAACGGCGGGGCCGCGTGCCCCTCCAAATGGCCAGGGACAGCGGCCCAGTCCTCCCGCCTCACGGCGTAGCGCACCACCTCCACGACCTCACCCCGGTAGAGTTCTGGAGTGCCGAACCCAGCTTGCCGGAAGCCCAGGCGGCGCATCAGCGCGTGTGAGCGGACATTCGGGACGTGGACCTCGGCCCGGACTGTCCGCAACTCGAGCGTTTCAAAGGCCTGGGTCAACGTCTGGCGCCCCACCTCTCGCCCGATGCCCCGGCCCCACTGTGCCCGCTCGCCTATCCCAATGCCCCACTCCGCAGCCGTGCGCGACAAGTTCCCCAGGTCCGTGTAGCCGATCAGGCGGCCCTCCAGCTCCACGCCCAGCCGCACAAAACCCGCCTCACCCCCCGCGATGATCCGCGCCCAGTGCTGGCGCACCACCCTGGGCGCGAGGCCCGGCGTCCAGCCCGACGCGAGGCAGAACTCGGCGTCGGCGGCCCAGCGCACGGCGGCGTCCTCGTCACCGGGGCGGAGCGGGCGGAGGCTTATCCCGGCCACAACGCCCTCAGGAGATCGGCGGCCGTTCCCTCCTGGCCCCGGTGTGCGCCCTCGCCCGCCCAGAGGCTCAGGAATTCGGCGCGCCCGGTCTGGGCCGCCTCGGCCCGCAGCGCGCGGGTCAGGGCATTCTGGAAAGGGTAGGGGAGGGGACGCTGGACTTCGGCGGTAACGCGGTTGACGAGTCCCCGGGCCAGCCGTCCACTGAAGGAACGCGTGAGGGTGGTGGTCCCGGGATGGGCTTTTGCCAGGGCCGCGCGGTAGGGCGGGGGCGTTCCCGCCTCCGCCGCGCGTAGAAAGGCCGTGCCGCACTGAACGAGTTCTGCTCCAGCGTCCAGCGCCGCCCGGACCTCCACCGCCGTCATGAGGCCGCCCGCCGCGATGATCGGCAGCGCCGTGACCTCCCTCGCCGCACGCACCAGCGTCAGCGTGTCGGCCAGTTCTTCCCGCAGCCAGCCGCCCCGGTGCCCGCCCGCCGCACCGCCCTGCACGATCACCGCGTCCACCCCGTCTGCCGCCAGGGCCAGGACTTCCTCCACGCCCGTCGCGGTGCCGAACGCCAGGATGCCCTGCCCGCGCAGCGCCTCCAGTTCCACGCCGCCCAGCCGCCCGAACGCGAAGGAAAAGGCGGCGGGCCGCAGGGCCAGCACCGCTCCGAGTTGCGCGCTGAAGTCCTCCTGGGTCCGTTCTGGCAGGGCGGGTGGCGGCAACCCCAGTTCCGCGTGCAGTGGAGCGAGTTCGGCCAGGGCGGCTTCCCGCTGCGCCTGCGTCACCGGAGGCAGGGGCTGCGGCGCAAACAGGTTGACGCCAAAGGGCCGTTCCGTGTGCGCCCGCACCACTGCTCCCGCCTCCGCGATCTGCGTGGGCGAGAGGTACGCGGCCCCCAGGCTGCCCAGTCCCCCCGCCTGCGAGATGGCAGCGGCCAGTTGCGGCGTTCCCGGTCCCCCCGCCATGGGGGCCAGCACGACGGGCACGCGTAGACCCAGGCGCTGCATCAGGGTATTCACGCCCTTCAGCTTAATCGGCTTTCCCCTGCGCGTCCGCCCACGCCACCGCTGCCGCGCTCTGATACGCCGCCAGGCCTGGCCCCGCTTTGTCGATGTTGTGGGTAAAGCGTTCGTCCTCCACCCACATCTGGGCCAGGCTCCGGAACATCTCCGGGGAACAGTCGTAGTAGCGGCGGTGGAAGTGTTCGCGGTGGGCGGCAGCCACCGCTTGCGCCTTGGGGCTTTCGGGGGCCACCCCGGCGGCCATCAGGGCGAGGTAGCGGTCTGTGATGGCCCGCATCTCCCCCTTGATGGTTTCCCAGTCCTGCTTGGCGTAGCGCTTCACGCGCTGCGCGCTCTGCTTGTAGGCGTCGGTGTCGCCCCAGCGCTCCTCGGCCTCAGCCTCGTATCCGCGGTGATCGAAGCCGTCGAAAATCTCCTTGATGTCCCTGTTCGTCATGATGCTCACTTCTCCCTCGCCGCGCCCAGCGGCCTGCAAAAAGGCTTCCACGGCGTCCAGCGTGGCCTGCGTGCGGCGCTGCTGTTCGCGCAGCAGGGCAGCTTGGGTTTGCAGCGCAGCACGCTCCTGCTCCGGGGGAGCCTGAAGCAGCCGCCCGATCTCGGAGAGCCCAAAGCCCAGGTCGCGGTAGGTCAGGATGCGCCACAGCCGGGCGAGGTCCGCCGCCGTGTACAGGCGGTAGTTGGCCTCGCTGCGCGCCCCTGGCCGCAGCAGCCCCAGGTCGTCATAGTGGTGCAGCGTTCGGACGCTCACGCGCGTGAGGGCCGACACGTCGCCCACCGTCCACGTCACCTGCGTTTCTTCCGTGTCTTTCGGTGTGTCTCTGCGGACCGTCTCCACCACCTCCCTTCTGATGAGCAGCGTAGGGGCTGACGCGGCGTGAGGGTCAAGGGGGAGGGGAAAGGGCCGTCAGCTGGCAGGAGCCAGGACAAAACGGTTCACGTCAAGACGTATGCGGCGTGCTGTTCGGGGCACATCCCCTATGATGGCTCCCGACGCGTCCGGTTTCGCAGGTGTTCACGCCCATCTCCGCCATCATCCCCTTCGGTGTAGGAGACCTGTATGTCCGTTCCTTCCCCTTCCTTTCCCTTCACGGACGCAGAGCGTAACGCGGCCGTCTGGGCCATCGCCTGCGCCCACCTCATGCTCAAGCAGGGTGAGCGGCTCATTCCGCCGGACGTGGTGGGCGTTCGCGTGCCCCCACTGCTCCCCGCCGCCGCTGCCCTGAGGGCGGGCGTGCTGGACGCGCAGGACGCAGACGTGGTGGCGCTGGCCCTGAGCGCGGTGTGTCAGGCCCGTGACCAGGTCCCGGAGGCGATCTGGCAGGCCCTGGGCCCACCGCCCGCGTCTGTGCTGGATGCGGCGCGTGCCAAAGCGGCCCGCCTACGGGGTGTGCAGGGAGGCCTACGGGCTTGAGCGCTGCCACACCGCCCTTCCTCCGCGCCTGGACGGCCTTTCGCCGCCCGGCCTACGCGGCCCGGCCCCCGCCCCGGCGGCAATTCCTGCCGCGCGAGTTTCTGGAGCAGCTTCTCTCGGGTGTGCAGGCGCGGCTGCCTCTGCTCGAAGCCCCCCTCCTGGACTGGGCGCTGGCCGAGCGCGTCCACGATCCGGCCTACCTGCGCCGCTGGCAACGCGGTGAGGTCACGCGCGGGGAGGAGCGGGCACTGGGCTTCCGCTGGGACCCGTCGGTGGTGGAGCGCGGTTTGGCGAGCAGTGGCGCGACGTTTGCCGCGGCCCAAGACGCCCTCTCCACGGGCCTGGGCCTGAACCTCGGCGGCGGCACCCACCACGCCTACGCCGATCACGCCGAGGGCTTTTCCTTTCTCAATGACGTGGTGATCTCGGCGCAGTGGCTGCTGGACGGTGGGCATGCGCGGCGCGTCCTCGTGCTGGACCTCGACGTACATCAGGGCAACGGAACGGCGGCGATGCTGGCAAACGAGGCGCGAGCCTTTACCGTCAGCGTCCACGGCGCGAATAACTACCCCTTTCGCAAGGAGCGCAGCGGCCTGGACGTGGCCCTCCCCGACGGCACGGGCGACGCCGCCTACCTGGCCGTGCTGGAAGGCGAAGTCCTGCCCGCCGCCGCCGCATTTCGGCCCGACTTCGCCTTCTACCTGGCGGGCGCCGACGTGCTGGAGGGCGATCAGCTCGGCAGGTTGGCCCTGACGCCCACCGGGGTACGGGAGCGCGATGACCGCGTGTTTCGCTGGGCCGCCGAAACGGCCACGCCCCTCGTCACGGTGATGGCAGGTGGCTACAACCGCGATCCCCAGAAGTTGATTGAGGCGCGGCTGACAACGGTGGAGGCGCTGTTGGGTTCGGTTGCCGGTCGCCGGTGACCCGTCGCCAGGGCCAGCGGAAGCCAAAGCGCCTTTGCTGTGGCGGCCGATAATACGGGTTCTGGGTGTTTCGTTGACAAACCGCAAGACCGCCGGTGCGCTTTCCTCCACGCCCAGAACCGGTTTCTCTCCTGCCCGCTCTGCTTGGATTGAACCGTTTGCGAAGCGGTTCAATCGGAGTCTGTATACGGAGAGGCGTGAAACCGCCGAAGAGGAGGGGACGGAACCGGATGATCCGCACACCGGATCGGCGGTGCAGCGGCTGCGGGCGCACCGCCTGGGAGAACCGGGCCAGCCGGTCGCGCTTTCGGTGTGCCGCGTGCGGGCATCAGGGCAGTGCCGACCTGAGCGCAGCGCGGGCCGCCCTGGCTCGCCTCCACGGAGGCCAACGTGGCCGCGCCCTGCAGCTGGGAATGTCGTTCGGTTGCAGGCGGTAGGACTGCCTGACCGCGTAGCGGGCGCGCGCGCGGCACCTCCGCGTTCTCACCGTTCACGTCCTCGGTCAGCGTGGAATTCTCGGGTCCCGCGTTTACCGGAGTGCGACGCCACTCGCCCACGCTGAACTTCTGCCCCCGCGGGAACGCTTCGGTGGCGGGCAGGGCCGCCCGGAAGGCGCGGTAGCCGTCTTGCAAGTTGCCCTCGCTCACGGCTGCGGACGGTAGAGGTCCGCACCGCCAAATCGGAGGTGACGCTGCGCTCGGCACTGCCGGTGACGGTGATCACGTCGCTCGCGTTTTTCACGTCTGCCAGCGCCGCACCACCGCAAGGCTGGAGCCGAGAAAGGCCCGAGAAGCGGCCGTGGTGGCGAGGACCGTCGGGAACCAACG is a genomic window containing:
- a CDS encoding AAA family ATPase produces the protein MATLHLIVGLPCAGKTTYSKRLELEQHALRLTLDEWHIRLFGHDFTLDFVHPEHDTRHKLIEEIMWDVAARALQLGTDVILDFGFWGRSEREEYRARASALGAICAVHFLDVSKEVLLSRLERRNAEFPEGTFQIPASKLLEWMENFQAPAEDEL
- a CDS encoding helix-turn-helix transcriptional regulator; this encodes MTGRGEGAGLSQPTVAVALRSPALQAGVEALLRGFGLGVIAGSEADVLVLDDAGLAEGDALRTLQEGGVGVVVLGSAQWSGPLAEALEGGWAVLGPDCTPAELLAGVLAAAAGLVALPPETLAALGTDGEEEPPIHGDVLLTPRERDVLALLAGGLSNKRAARELGVSESTVKFHVQAVYSKLGVQSRAGAVTRGVQLGLISV
- a CDS encoding S1C family serine protease; this encodes MTHFADLSNQMADAVEAAAAHLVTVHAARPISGTVVGPAQVLTVAHLLHADELTVRTPDGGELRAVVVGRDPSSDLALLRVEGLTLSPVAPTAGVRVGELLLAVGRPPHGVQATLGLLEQAEARRGWLPTGAAPFPGISGGVLVDARGGMVGLLNAGMRRGTLLAVPAERALKVVGLLASGGRVPQGYLGIATQPVLLPLGEAGTENEADVHRGRGPRGRGHWGGRRGHGRGRLGLTVVQVEQGSPAEAAGLRVGDILLSLGEGSVRHPGELLERVREHAGETLSARLLRGGEEVDVSFQIGER
- a CDS encoding GNAT family N-acetyltransferase is translated as MAGISLRPLRPGDEDAAVRWAADAEFCLASGWTPGLAPRVVRQHWARIIAGGEAGFVRLGVELEGRLIGYTDLGNLSRTAAEWGIGIGERAQWGRGIGREVGRQTLTQAFETLELRTVRAEVHVPNVRSHALMRRLGFRQAGFGTPELYRGEVVEVVRYAVRREDWAAVPGHLEGHAAPPFA
- a CDS encoding NAD(P)H-dependent flavin oxidoreductase; translation: MNTLMQRLGLRVPVVLAPMAGGPGTPQLAAAISQAGGLGSLGAAYLSPTQIAEAGAVVRAHTERPFGVNLFAPQPLPPVTQAQREAALAELAPLHAELGLPPPALPERTQEDFSAQLGAVLALRPAAFSFAFGRLGGVELEALRGQGILAFGTATGVEEVLALAADGVDAVIVQGGAAGGHRGGWLREELADTLTLVRAAREVTALPIIAAGGLMTAVEVRAALDAGAELVQCGTAFLRAAEAGTPPPYRAALAKAHPGTTTLTRSFSGRLARGLVNRVTAEVQRPLPYPFQNALTRALRAEAAQTGRAEFLSLWAGEGAHRGQEGTAADLLRALWPG
- a CDS encoding MerR family transcriptional regulator, with amino-acid sequence METVRRDTPKDTEETQVTWTVGDVSALTRVSVRTLHHYDDLGLLRPGARSEANYRLYTAADLARLWRILTYRDLGFGLSEIGRLLQAPPEQERAALQTQAALLREQQRRTQATLDAVEAFLQAAGRGEGEVSIMTNRDIKEIFDGFDHRGYEAEAEERWGDTDAYKQSAQRVKRYAKQDWETIKGEMRAITDRYLALMAAGVAPESPKAQAVAAAHREHFHRRYYDCSPEMFRSLAQMWVEDERFTHNIDKAGPGLAAYQSAAAVAWADAQGKAD
- a CDS encoding histone deacetylase family protein, which codes for MSAATPPFLRAWTAFRRPAYAARPPPRRQFLPREFLEQLLSGVQARLPLLEAPLLDWALAERVHDPAYLRRWQRGEVTRGEERALGFRWDPSVVERGLASSGATFAAAQDALSTGLGLNLGGGTHHAYADHAEGFSFLNDVVISAQWLLDGGHARRVLVLDLDVHQGNGTAAMLANEARAFTVSVHGANNYPFRKERSGLDVALPDGTGDAAYLAVLEGEVLPAAAAFRPDFAFYLAGADVLEGDQLGRLALTPTGVRERDDRVFRWAAETATPLVTVMAGGYNRDPQKLIEARLTTVEALLGSVAGRR